Within Zootoca vivipara chromosome 17, rZooViv1.1, whole genome shotgun sequence, the genomic segment ccagatttttagaggacatctgaaggcagccctgtttagggaggctttttaatgtttaatcgattattttattttatttttctgttggaagccgcccagagtggctggggaaacccggccagatgggcggggtataaatatattattattattattattattattagagatgcTCTGTACGTGGTTCACATGTTCCTAGGGAAGAGCATGGAGATGTCGGTGTTtgtgataatttttttaattcctGAGCCCTGGGAGATCCGATTAGGAACGTTGCCCCGCTAATTTGGAGGTGGGGGCATAAAGCCACATGACAACGTATCTTGCTAACCGTTTTATTTCCCTGTGTGTCTTGTGTGTGAACCTAGCCTTTGAGGAGTAGCTTTAAAAATATCTGAGAAGCAGTGGCTTTGTGTGACTTGGGAGATGCTTGGAGTCGATAAAGAGGTCCAGTGAGGCTGGTGAACTCCATAGGGGGCCTGCCTGGCTGCACACATCGCTTCTAAACTTGGAGGAGTTGGGGCGCAGGGGATGGATCCACAACCAGGAGAGATTTCACCGCTCCCATTGTGTCTCTTTGTGGCTTCAGACGTTTGctgatcttcttctccttttAACAAGTTGTCTTTTGAAAAAtctttctcctccaccacctccttctTCCAATTACTTTCTCAATCCCCCCTCTATAAACCACAATCCCAAGGATGATTTACCCGTGAGATAATTAAAGCCACAAAACCCACAAAtacatttagctgtgattccttcgTTGCagcaggttgggctagatgacccttggggccccttccaatgcTATATTTCTATGATCCTGTGGTTTAAAGCAAAGCTGAAATTCTAACAAGTGGTacagacccatttatccagctgggaaagcctatcAGAACAAAAATGCTGTTGTTTCCAGAAGGTGCATATATGTGGGCACCTGTTGTGTTTTGAAAGGGATGCTGTTTCGCAGAGCAGGGGTAGACACTCTAAAATCCCTTCTTggataaagtttttgtcctcttggtttctgagttttccaccagctttgccatctcagcatattccatcagcttggtttgccattcttctctggtctggaatggtgggggggtggggaggaattaagttatttaggagaccactgtaagcagatggaaacaagagcaggattttgacCTGCTTGTAGTGCAAAGAATATTAAGGACAATATGGCTTGATATAAAAATTGGAGTACGGATGAATACGCAGCTGTACAAGTCTTATTTTAAAGACTCCATGGAGGGAAGTCTCGAGATTCGGAGAATCTCCTCATATAGATATGTTCTTATtagtttgtgtttatttgtactttgtatttgtaaaaccaataaaaattattaaaataaaataaaataaaatcccttctTGGAGCCAGTTCAGAGCAaggggcttctgagatctttggatctgGCAAGAGAGACTTTCTCACTGACTGCAACGATCTACCGGGTGTATAAGGAGAAAGTTTTTTTCTTGCATTTCAGCTAGCACCTGATTAAACAAATTGTAGTTTAATCTGattctttctttccccattactattactattattattattattattactactactacagtggtaccctggttctcaaacttaatccgttccagaagtccgttccaaaaccaaagcgttccaaaaccaaggcgcgctttcccatagaaagtaatccaaaatggattaatccgttccagactttcaaaaacaacccctaaaatagcaatttaacatgaattttactatctaatgagaccactgtttcataaaatgaaagcaataatcaatgtaataAAACTGAAAGCGAGaatgaatgtaataaaataaatgagatagtattgtaggtgataaaaattaaaattattgttttttcttacatgcactgatgatagtcattgtttggatgggggagcttttatccatttccacattcATACAagcaatcaatcagtagctgaactgggttccacacagtcacgaaaacaaatgaaccaaaaaaagcctcaaaaacaaaaacgcaaaataaatagcaaaaacaaaagcaccaaacttaatctgttccggaagtccgtttgacttctgaaatgtttgaaaaccaaggcgcagcttctgattcgtgcaggtgccctggaaccAAAGCCGACaaccgcatcggacgttcggcttccgaaaaacgttcgaaaaccagatcacacacttctgggtttccaGTGTTTAGGAACCAAGGCGtctgagaaccaagataccactgtattatgatttggatttctgtgtgtgtatttataccAGAAGCCGGAGTCAAACCATCTCCTCCGAGACGAGCGTGGATGAAGGCGGCATTTTTGAAGGTCTCAAGACGGAAGCTCCCACTCCGCAGCAGCTTTTCTCTGGACTGGGGGGCATCCCGTCGGGCACCATCGCAGCCACCCCTTTCCAATCCAGTTTGGTCCTGGGGTCTTCGGCGGGAGGCGGGGAGGTGTTCATCCAGATGCCTTCCTCGCGGGAGGAGGGGCCCAGCCGGCCAGAAGGAGGTCCCTACCACCACCGGCAGCAgccccaccactaccaccacagcCACCAGCGCGGTTCCTCCCTGCTGCACATGGCCGGCAGCGACCGCCACGGACACACTGAGGAGGGGCCTGGGGACCAGCCCGGGACACCAGCCCCTGCTCTTTCGGAGCTGAAAGCGGTCGTCTCCTGGTTGCAGAAGGGACTCCCCTTCATCATGATCCTCTTGGCGAAAGTCTGTTTCCAGCATAAGCTTGGTAAGCCCCTCTCGTTCGACGCTTGGAGCAAATGTAAGAACTTGGTGAGTCCAGTAGCGTAGCAGCAAATCCAGGAGTTCGGGGCCCTTCATGGTAGTCACAACCACACATACACCTCTGTGATTATACAACCTTCCAAGATCATACAATAAATcttacaatacagtcgtacctcggaagtcaacgCCTTGcaactcgaatgttttggctcccgaatgccgcaaacccagaattgagtgttccggtttgcgaatgttctttggaacccaaacgtccgacgcaggttctgcggcttccgattggctgcaggaagttcctgctgccaattggaagccatgccatggtttccaaacattttggaagttgaatggacttctggagcAGATTCCAAGGAATGACTGTATAAAAATAGGATACACTTTAATCAATGGACCAACCCAACCGTAGGACGACACTCGCtattttttacaggtaggtagctgtgttggtctgacgcagtcaaaacaaaatccttccagtagcacctcagagaccaactaagtttatcataggtatgagctttcgtgtccatgcacacttcttcagatacactatttttgtttggataaatatgaCAACATTTGAAATGAGTTTATACAGAATGAAGGAGGCTATTGACATCTACATATGTATTAGGAAAAtaacactacagtcataccttggaagtagaacggaatccattctggaagtccattcgacttccaaaacattggaaaaaaagtacagtggtacctctacttacgaatttaatgcattccgaacacacattcgtaagtcgaaaaaaaatgtaagtcgaatcctataggaatgcattggtggaaaaaattcgtaagtcgaagcaaccctatctgaaaattcgtaagtagaaaaaatcctatctaaaccgcatccaagatggcggacggagctccattcgtaagtagaaactcataagtagagttattcgtaagtagaggtaccactgtatggcttccgattgggtgcagaaagctcctgcagccaatcagaagccacagaagccccgtcaaacattcggcttccaaaagaacattcaaaaaccggcACAGTTACTTCAGGGTTTCAATCGTTTGGCATCCAAAGCGTTCGAGAACTtggctgttcgacttccaaggtacgactgtatataaatttatatgaGAATGTATGGGAGTAtattacattgcatttttgtaCGTATATCCCCACCACTTTCTTATACATatctttgttcttttttcctcctcactttctcccccctttttgcttctgaattactttatttttttatatttgatttcccccaataaaatattaataatcaaaatacaataatcttAGAATCATGCAATAATAGTAATTGGGGATGCATTGTGATGATCAATGAGGATCTCAAGGGGTCACCTTTCAGCGAGGTCTGGTaattcctgtgcatgcacacgggcaAGTGGTTTGGAGTGCTCCGATATCTTCTTTCGGAGTGACTTCagttgtgttttccttgaagGCCCATTATATATGTAACAGAGCTTGTGGACCCTCcccttgaaactgaagcacctgGTGCTTTCAGTATTCCTAAAGCTTAGCTTACTGAACAACTCATTTTGGGAGTTCTTCCCACACCTTCtacagagtgaccctaggagccaatcctctgtggctgactcacctcctttcacCCCAATTGGCTCCATTCGGCACAAAGGGTGAAAAGACTTCATTTCTGTGGATTAAAAGCTAATTTCATGCTGATTGGACAGCTGTAGGCCCCTGGAGACAAGGACcctactcagggccgtcttaagcatgcctggcgccgtggtgtgccgtatccctccgccgccaccccaccccgtttcccagcgcggcgggcgggcgggcgggcgccgtGTGCAGGGGGGCTGCCacgggcgcagctgcactgcgccacgcAGCCTGCCGTAGGGTCAGCCCTGGGCCAGGGgacgctgcccgccccctgttgcgacgcccctgcacgcggcggaggcggccccaggcccgcgcgcctccggagagcggcctgaagccgctgaacagcggaggcgcgcctggggcagcctcagccacacctctcagcgggcgcagcggcacccctggtggcctggcgccccgcgccaccgggagcgGGCCTGACCCTACTAGAGAAATAGTAATGGTGTCTTGGAACCCCTGCAACCCCGGACCACTGTGCCACTGAACACATCAGAAGAAATATTCCacccaggggcaaaactaggctttatttcacccaggtcaaagacccagttgggcacacaccccaaccccccacatatttgtgtgtgtgtgtgcgcacacacacacacacacacacacacacacacacacacacacaggttgggagcctcaatggcgtctctctggaggcttcacctggggcaaaaaaaaacctggctaggACCCCTGCTGTAGCTGCGGCtctgaccctaaccctaaccctaacccatcCCCACATGCTCTCAGAATGGTGACCGAGGATTTGGATGGGGTGGTTgtgctagaccaggggtcggcaaggtttatcttTCCTGGGCCGCATCTGTCCTGCGGAGATCCCCCTGTGGGCCGGATTGCGCATGCGCccgtgatttccggcatctgcgcagaCTTGGTTTCAGGTGCCGCGGAAGCGAGTTCCCACgccgcgccggtttagcacagtgcgTGAGCGGGCAtctcagttcgggggcggctcctGGGCCAGTCAAACGACCTCCGTGGGccacttccggcccatgggccttaggttggtgacctCTGTGGTAGATATACAGATCatgtttctcttttctctctgtaGGAATTGCTCTGTGCATCGGCATGGCAAGCTCGTTCGCATATGCAAACTCGACTCTCCGAGAACAGGTGTCTCTGAAGGTGAGTTGCGGAACAGGAGTGCTTCTGGACAGTGGTTGGTGGTTGGCAGTGGGGTGGAAGGGTCTGAAGGGAGATCTCTGGACTCCTGGCATAATGAAGCCCAAGGGCTAAGAGGAGTTCCTTTCCTAAGATAGGTTTCAAACCAACAAGAACATCCTCCGTTTGTGAGGGCACTGGGAACAAGCAACGTCAAGACCAGCTGAATTTTGGCTGCTTATTTTTCTGTGATTACATAACAAAAAaagtgtggggttttgttttgttttacattatGAACTTCCTTATAACTGGAAAGGACCCGTCCCTGCCGCAGGgagcctacagcaggcatccccaaacttgggccctccagatgttttggactacagttcccatcttccccgaccactggtcctgtttgctggggatcatgggagttgtaggccaaaacatctggaggggcgcagtttggggatgcctggtctacagtctAAAATTCACCACGGGCAATGAAAGCAGAGACAGAGAAAAGCAGGTTTAGAAGTCTTGGAGTTCTTTTTTTCATACAGCaagttgctagtcctcatggtgGCAAGGAACTACCTTTGGAGTCTCTGGGATTACATAttgggctttttgttgttgttctcctcCTCAGGAAAAGCGGTCTGTGCTGGTGGTGTTCTGGATCCTGGCCTTCCTCACAGGGAACACCCTGTACTTGCTGTATACTTTCAGCTCCCAGCAGTTGTACAACAGGTAAGCAAAACGGCTTGGATCCTTGGGAAAAACAGGTACCCAGCCGCTTATCAGAAGAACAAGGAGGGGTTGAATGAAAGGGGgagaaacatgttgttgttgttttttgcttgtgTGTGACTGGAAGGGACTTGGAGAAAGCTCACAGCCAGATAAGCAAGGTTTTGAGAACCTGCATCCCTCCAggagctgctggactacaactcccattatgctagctggcactgatgggagttggagttttcCTGCGTCTGaaacatcggaagctgccttgcaccgagtcagaccactgattcatctagcccaggcatccccaaacttcggccctccagatgttttggactacaattcccatcatccctgaccactggtcctcttagctagggatcatgggagttgtaggccaaaacatctggagggccgcagtttggggatgcctgatctagccagtgtttccttccttccttccttctttccttccttccttccttccttccttccttccttccttccttccttccttccttccttggtaaAAAATAAAAGGTGTCCCTGTGCTCATATATTGATGAAaatgtgggtgccagcacaaaatggctgccatgagctACAAAACTAGAGGTGTGTGATTACTGCCACAAAAAAGGCCTGCGTctcagctcagcattgtccacagtGACTATagttgttcagggtgctgagagttgttcggaaGACCCCCTATTCTcccttcatagagctacaattcccggaaTGCTTTAACAGCGGATCCTTTTTCCCAAGgaagtttgtttagggtgctgagagttgctaggagattcctgccccgcccccccccccgccgccgcattcctcacagagctacaattcccagagttccctgggaaaggggACTGACTATTAAGCCACtcctggaattgtagctctctgaggggatttgggggtgggtgtcTTCCTAACAACTCAGCaccccaaactacagttcccatgattctttggagggaagcGATGGCTGTTTAAAAGCGGCGTGAAGTTGCTGGTGTGGATGGGTCCCAATGTGCAAATCATAGCATTGGGCTCTGTGATCTAAAATAAGGCCATCTCTCAATCTAGATCTTCTGGGCCCTGGATGAGAATCCGCAGGTATGTTTCGCAAAGCTGAGTGATGTTTGGCATCAAATGgaaacggcgggggggggggttgccttgtGGGTAGGAAGTGTGGTTTATCTTCACCCCATATACTTAGAAAGCACAGACATTAGCCTGGATCTTTGGTTGACTTTCTCTTTGCTCAGATTTgcgattttgtttttctttcagtttACCCGATCTAATTTATTTGTGGATTCAGTTGTGTGTGTCTGCCTGTTcgctttttaaaatcaatttcttTCATTCCCATCTCTGTGTTCCTGGGTTTTCATTTTGGGAGGTCTCTCATTTtcgattgttttttttttcatttttagggTTTAATTTCCATTGTGATGTGCCCATATTGTGAgtattttcatttctgtttatcccaatccatttgtttatttacttcgCAAACAAGCCCGTTGATGCTTCCCACCCAGCATGAAACCATATCCCACAGTGGCTGCCtaattaggaaggaaagccagtgCTTAACCACCCTGGGAATGTGATGGGGACGAGGCTTCCGATTGTTCACTTGCTCTCGGAAGTGTGGGTGCAACTCTGCTTGCAGAAAGGGGTTTGCCTGGGGTTAaagcagatagggttgccagactcaagagtggacaggacttctgtgcctttaattgccctgctctcttttgagcctggaaaccttaaagagaaaccagcagaccctttgtttcatttcccagcaaagggtctgctggtttctctttaaggtttccagactcaaaagagagcagggcaattaaaggcacagaagtcctgtccactcttgagtctggcaaccctaaaagcaGATAGAGTAAAGGACCTCCAGTTTGTGTGTTGGTGTGCTGGCCCCGGGGTGCCCAGCCTAGTGGACACCGGGTGGGATGACCAGAAACTCACCCGGGGCTGAGCAGACACATGGTCAACGGTCCAGGTCAGCAGCGGTAGGTCCAAGCGAGGCAACCAAGTCCAGGAGCTGGGCGAAAGCAGAGTCAGGAAACAGTCCGTGGGTCTAGCCAGGTAGTCAGAGGTCGGGAACACGCCATGGGTTTGTCCGTAAACAGGGTCAAAGTCCAGTCCTAGGTCCAGGAATCTAGCAAAGGGTCAGTCCGGCAGGGAACAGGGCAAGGCACGGGGTCACAAGGTCACAGGCGGGCTCACGGTAGCAACTATGTTGCTCACACAacttggggctggggctggctgGCTTTTATCTGCCCCGAGGCATGGGGTGGCCCCGATCCTCCGGTGACTCGCCTCTCCTTCTGgcctggaggcgagcactcctcctgcaagaacttagttcccttcgcctctctgccctgagcctctgcagctcaggagaggctggtgggcagggttgccagactcaatagaggacaggacttctgtgcctttaattgccctgctctcttttgagtctggaaaccttaaagagaaaccagcagaccctttgtttaatttccaagcaaagggtctgctggtttttctttaaggtttccagacccaaaagacagcagggcaattaaaggcacagaagtcctgtcctctattgagtccggcaaccctacTGGTGGGTAACTGGACCCAGGGTCAGCCTCGGCTTCTCCTGATGGGGCTGGgagtggagcagctgcaggcaatGGGTCCTCCATCACATCGGGGCCCAGAGCAGACTCAGCTGATGACTACACCTGGGAATCCTGCGCAGGTGAGGACCCTTCAGGCTCAGGCCCTAGACCCGGCTCAGCTGGTACTGGAGGCAGGGAACCTTGTGCTGGCTGGGACACCTCAGGTTCAGCATCTGAGTCcgaatcccaggccatcacagtTGGCAAGGGAGAAAAAAGGTACTAGTATCAaatgagaattccctggatgccgaGATCCAGTTTTGGAGCAAGTGCCCTTTAGTGTGAGAAGCCCAGTAGAGacttaaaaccacaaaatatgcagcaaattaAAGCATGGGAATATAGGCTGTTGGACTTTTAAAATGTTCTATCCAAATTATGTACTTCCCGCAAGAAACAATTTTGTTATTTTCTTACTCTACaaatctctctttctgtgtgattGCAACGGGGGAAATTCCCCTCTCTAGCTAGATTCACAGACCACACTCTGCAGAACAATAGGACTCTCAaaacaacactaatgtctcacatcGTATGTAGCTGATATGTAGAAAAGGCTTTACAACACGAGAAAGGAGACAATGCATGCACTTTTGTAAACCTAGAAAATCTTGGTTTTGtaagattttcttggtttctcGCACatgcttttgtaaaccaagaaaatcttaattaaaaaaaactgttgcGAGATTTCAGTCGCTGCCTTTTCCGTTGAGAACATTCCTcgattcctttaaaaataaataaatgacaaattcACAACAGTATTACAACAAAAGTACTGCATGCTTAAAATTGATCTAAATAGCCATTGCTATAATTGTAATTGATCAAGATATTATCAACAACTTCCTTTAGAAAAATATGAATTTTTCCATCCATATCCACCCCTTTTATTCTTTTCCTTTGAATCAAAAAACTTGATCAACACCTGCCAGACACacatatactcagaagtaagtcccataaaGTTCAACAGGGCTTGATACATAGATAGATCTAGGATTGCAAGCATACGGtctttttgcatttatttcctctTCTGTAATGTGCCGTCTATATTGATTTCAGGCTGTTATTTCATTTTTCCACTGCCTATTGGAGTCTCTCTTTTCTCAAGAATTGTGCGATAAACATGTTAGTTCCTGCTTTGCTTTCTATTGCATTTTACAGTGACTTTGCTTGAATGTCATGATAAAGCTATGTTTTAGcacgggggtcagcaaactttttcagcagggggccggtccactgtccctcagaccttgtggggggccggactatcttttgaaaaagaacatataaacgaattcctatgccccacaaataacccagagatgcattttaaataaaatagcacattttactcatgtaaaaacacgctgattcccggaccttccacGGGCCGGatgtagaaggcgattgggctggatcctgctcccgggcctcagtttgcctacccatgttttagcATGATGGGAACAAACCCTCGATTCCTCCCACATCCCTTCTGCCCAACAGTCTcaggctttcccccttctgtttccacGACATCCGGAAAGAATTTAGAAGCTTTTAGGTTCTTGGGTTATCTGAACCGAGCAAAACTGCAGTTAATCTTAACTCTGCTTTTCTTGAAACGAGCCAATTTCAAACCAGGTGTTTAGGAAGCTGTatctttgtaaaccgcttagaggacTGTTGAAGTGAATTGGTGTGTAAAGtgttcaaaaaaataaaacacccgCCTCTTCCTGCCCTGCCCATTTCAGCCTCATCTTCCTGAGACCCAACTTGGAGAAGCTGGATTTCTTCGATCTGATGTGGATTGTGGGGATCACAGACTTTGTGCTCAAATACCTCACCATCGGTTTGAAGTGTCTGGTTGTCGCGTTGCCGAAAATTGTCCTTGCCGTGAAATCAaaggtaaagagagagagagagagagagagagagagttctgttctgttctgttctcactCTGGTTGGGATGCTGCTCTTATTTTtaagattatttattttatttttcgccCGTGCATGGGGACGGATCTTGAGTTGTGGACCAGGCTAGGGCTCCCATCCTTTTTGTTACAAAGAGTTTACTTATCTAGAGAGTTATATTCtgctattttaaaacaaaaacaaaaaaacagagcgTTTTGTAACAATCATACatgaaaccattaaaaaaaaaccatacgaAAAAGTTAAATTCAGAAGCCATCTAACTATTATGCAAAGGCGTGTTGTTAATTGCCTCCATAAATCAGGCAGGATGGAAAAGCTTTCAGCACGCAATTGAAACAGAGGGAACCTGCTGGATCTCTAGTGGCAGGGGGTTCCACAAGACTAGGCCGTCGACATTAAGGCTCAGTTTCTTATCGTTGTCAAATGAGCCTGACCAGTTGGGGGAGTGACCAGCAATGCTGCTGCAGATGATCTCCTGGATGATcaacttgagattcctgcattgcagggggttgggctagaggacc encodes:
- the RNFT2 gene encoding E3 ubiquitin-protein ligase RNFT2; its protein translation is MLSVLCFKVLRKMQRRHSSITDSLPPERSRSQTISSETSVDEGGIFEGLKTEAPTPQQLFSGLGGIPSGTIAATPFQSSLVLGSSAGGGEVFIQMPSSREEGPSRPEGGPYHHRQQPHHYHHSHQRGSSLLHMAGSDRHGHTEEGPGDQPGTPAPALSELKAVVSWLQKGLPFIMILLAKVCFQHKLGIALCIGMASSFAYANSTLREQVSLKEKRSVLVVFWILAFLTGNTLYLLYTFSSQQLYNSLIFLRPNLEKLDFFDLMWIVGITDFVLKYLTIGLKCLVVALPKIVLAVKSKGKFYLVIEELSQLFRSLVPIQLWYKYIMGDDPSSSYFLGGILLILYSLCKSFDICGRVGSVRKALKVLCTPQTYGVRATSQQCSEAGDICAICQAEFREPLILLCQHVFCEECLCLWFDREKTCPLCRSVAVETLRCWKDGTTSAHFQVY